One segment of Haloplanus natans DSM 17983 DNA contains the following:
- a CDS encoding histidine kinase N-terminal 7TM domain-containing protein has translation MVWDPTVYTLVGVAAAGLFFFIGFAGWKHRSEPAAKAFLGLITALGGWVFCYAVGLGFTTLDAQLVWQRSGLAVGGLVPSLWFLFAIQYTNRDEWLTGPVRALLITDPLVFGLLTLTNPVHGLVWADATLVVEGSLHAVEFAFGPAYLLHLLFTYVVTPIGFGLLALAVVRSTLYRTQAGLLVVGAVPPLIANAAFTLGIEPGGPPSIDYTAFAFIITAPCFGLALFRFDLLERVPVARRRIIADADDGFVVLDEDELVVTANPTADRLLGGAVEGHPIGEQFPTDEFDLDGIEGTTLTAVVEGQQRVYDVTHSTLSDYHDRIVGYVLRFRDVTDRHTYEQRLKVANRVLRHDLRNRMNVITGWADELAKDESEDIRTAGQRITTTADELIELGEQVRLLVETADYVGQTTEVVDLGAHVTPLVERFRDANPSVTIETDLVAGTTVRVPHAKLLTVSVQTLLENAITHNDTDRPHVHVTVDPASGSDDYTRLRVADNGPGIPDSELEALRREEETPLKHGSGLGLWLAHWTVTAAGGTISFEENEPRGSVVILGLRPGE, from the coding sequence GTGGTCTGGGATCCGACGGTGTATACGCTCGTTGGCGTCGCAGCTGCCGGCCTGTTTTTCTTCATCGGTTTCGCGGGCTGGAAACACCGATCCGAGCCCGCTGCGAAGGCGTTTCTCGGTCTCATCACGGCGCTTGGTGGGTGGGTATTCTGCTACGCGGTCGGTCTCGGGTTCACGACGCTCGACGCCCAACTCGTCTGGCAGCGGTCGGGACTCGCGGTCGGAGGGCTCGTCCCGTCCCTCTGGTTCCTGTTTGCGATCCAGTATACGAACCGCGACGAGTGGCTCACGGGGCCGGTGCGAGCGCTCCTGATCACCGATCCGCTCGTGTTCGGCCTCCTGACGCTCACGAACCCGGTCCACGGACTCGTCTGGGCCGACGCGACGCTCGTAGTCGAGGGGTCGCTCCACGCGGTCGAGTTCGCCTTCGGACCGGCGTATCTGCTCCACCTATTGTTCACCTACGTCGTGACGCCTATCGGGTTCGGCCTCCTGGCACTCGCGGTCGTTCGATCGACGCTCTACCGGACGCAGGCCGGCCTGCTGGTCGTCGGTGCCGTCCCACCGCTGATCGCGAACGCCGCGTTCACGTTGGGGATCGAACCGGGCGGCCCCCCCTCGATCGACTACACCGCCTTCGCCTTCATTATCACCGCGCCGTGTTTCGGGCTCGCACTGTTCCGGTTCGACCTGCTGGAACGCGTCCCGGTCGCACGAAGACGGATCATCGCCGACGCCGACGACGGATTCGTCGTCCTCGATGAAGACGAACTCGTCGTGACGGCGAATCCGACCGCGGATCGACTCCTCGGCGGAGCGGTCGAGGGGCATCCTATCGGCGAGCAGTTCCCCACCGACGAGTTCGACCTCGACGGTATCGAGGGGACGACGCTGACGGCGGTCGTCGAGGGACAGCAACGAGTCTACGACGTGACACATTCGACGCTCTCGGATTACCACGACCGGATCGTCGGCTACGTGCTCCGGTTCAGGGACGTAACGGACCGTCACACCTACGAACAACGGCTGAAAGTCGCCAATCGCGTGTTGCGCCACGACCTTCGCAATCGGATGAACGTCATCACGGGCTGGGCGGACGAACTCGCCAAAGACGAATCCGAGGACATCCGAACCGCCGGCCAGCGAATCACGACGACGGCCGACGAACTGATCGAACTCGGCGAGCAGGTTCGGCTCCTGGTGGAGACGGCCGACTACGTCGGCCAAACGACCGAAGTGGTCGACCTCGGCGCGCACGTCACGCCACTCGTAGAGCGATTCCGTGACGCCAACCCGTCGGTAACCATCGAGACGGATCTGGTGGCGGGCACGACGGTGCGCGTCCCCCACGCCAAACTGCTCACGGTCAGCGTCCAGACCCTCCTCGAGAACGCCATCACCCACAACGATACCGACCGACCACACGTTCACGTGACGGTCGACCCCGCGTCGGGATCGGACGACTACACGCGACTCCGTGTCGCGGACAACGGCCCCGGAATCCCCGACTCCGAGCTGGAGGCGTTGCGACGGGAAGAGGAGACGCCGCTGAAACACGGCAGTGGCCTCGGTCTCTGGCTGGCCCACTGGACCGTCACCGCCGCGGGCGGCACTATCTCCTTCGAGGAGAACGAACCGCGCGGAAGCGTCGTCATCCTCGGTTTACGGCCGGGCGAGTGA
- a CDS encoding CDC48 family AAA ATPase, whose product MNEVQLEVAKAYPNDSGRGIARLDPDTLLHLKLSPGDIIEIEGADRTAAKVWRADRQDWNTDTVRIDGFTRQNADVGIGERVTIRKAEATKAEKLVLAPPEEASVQFGSDAAGMVKRQILKRPVVERDIVPVMSSTNHPFMRSPGQAIPLIAVETEPDGVCLVTEDTEVELREEPISGFEKTGGGITYEDIGGLQGEIQRVREMVELPMKHPQIFKKLGIEPPQGVLLHGPPGTGKTLLAKAVANETSASFFSIAGPEIISKYYGESEQQLREIFEDAKDESPSIIFIDELDSIAPKREDVTGEVERRVVAQLLTMMDGLETRGQVIVIAATNRVDSVDPALRRPGRFDREIEIGVPDEEGRKEILQIHTRGMPLSDDVSLDHLADETHGFVGADIESLTKEAAMKALRRYLPEIDLDEEDIPPSLIDRMIVKRDDFGGALGEVEPSAMREVLVELPKITWDDVGGLDNPKQNVKEAVEWPLSSPEKFDRMGVEPPKGVLLYGPPGTGKTLMAKAVANETNANFISVRGPQLLSKWVGESEKAIRQTFRKARQVAPTVIFFDELDSLAPSRGNEVGNNVSERVVNQLLTELDGLEEMGNVMVIGATNRPDMIDPALLRSGRFDRLVFIGEPEQEGREQILKIHTRDSPLAPDVSLREIAEITDGYVGSDLESIAREAAMVALREDDDAEEVEMRHFRQAMENVRPTITDDIMDYYEQIEEQFKGGGGESFANRGGGRIGFQ is encoded by the coding sequence ATGAACGAAGTGCAACTCGAAGTGGCGAAAGCGTACCCGAACGACTCGGGACGTGGCATCGCCCGACTGGACCCCGACACGCTCCTTCACCTGAAGCTGTCGCCAGGTGATATCATCGAGATCGAGGGGGCCGACCGAACGGCGGCGAAGGTGTGGCGTGCCGATCGACAGGACTGGAACACCGACACGGTCCGAATCGACGGGTTCACCCGACAGAACGCGGACGTGGGTATCGGCGAACGCGTCACCATCCGCAAGGCCGAGGCGACGAAAGCGGAGAAACTCGTCCTCGCGCCGCCGGAGGAGGCGAGCGTCCAGTTCGGCTCCGACGCCGCCGGCATGGTGAAACGCCAGATTCTCAAGCGACCGGTGGTCGAACGCGACATCGTCCCCGTGATGAGCAGTACGAACCATCCCTTCATGCGGTCGCCGGGACAGGCCATCCCGCTGATCGCCGTCGAGACGGAGCCCGACGGCGTCTGTCTCGTCACCGAGGACACCGAAGTCGAACTGCGTGAGGAACCCATCTCCGGCTTCGAGAAGACCGGCGGCGGCATCACGTACGAGGATATCGGTGGCCTGCAAGGCGAGATCCAGCGCGTGCGGGAGATGGTCGAACTCCCGATGAAACACCCGCAGATCTTCAAGAAACTGGGGATCGAACCCCCACAGGGCGTTCTCCTCCACGGCCCGCCGGGCACCGGCAAGACCCTGCTAGCCAAGGCGGTCGCCAACGAAACCTCCGCGAGTTTCTTCTCCATCGCGGGGCCGGAGATCATCTCGAAGTACTACGGCGAATCCGAACAGCAGTTGCGCGAAATCTTCGAGGACGCCAAAGACGAGTCGCCGTCGATCATCTTCATCGACGAACTCGACTCCATCGCGCCGAAACGGGAGGACGTGACCGGCGAGGTCGAACGCCGGGTCGTCGCCCAGTTGCTGACGATGATGGACGGCTTGGAGACGCGGGGGCAGGTCATCGTCATCGCGGCGACGAACCGCGTCGATTCGGTCGATCCCGCGCTCCGGCGGCCGGGCCGGTTCGACCGCGAGATCGAGATCGGCGTCCCCGACGAGGAGGGCCGAAAGGAGATCCTCCAGATTCACACGCGCGGCATGCCGCTCTCGGACGACGTGAGCCTCGACCACCTCGCCGACGAGACCCACGGCTTCGTCGGCGCCGACATCGAGAGCCTCACGAAGGAGGCGGCGATGAAGGCGCTCCGGCGCTACTTGCCCGAAATCGACCTCGACGAGGAGGACATCCCTCCGAGTCTCATCGACCGGATGATCGTCAAGCGTGACGATTTCGGCGGCGCCCTCGGGGAGGTGGAGCCCTCGGCGATGCGGGAGGTGCTGGTCGAACTCCCGAAGATCACGTGGGACGACGTGGGCGGGTTGGACAACCCGAAACAGAACGTCAAGGAGGCGGTCGAGTGGCCCCTCTCCTCGCCGGAGAAGTTCGACCGCATGGGGGTCGAACCCCCGAAAGGCGTCCTCCTGTACGGGCCACCCGGCACCGGCAAAACGCTGATGGCGAAGGCCGTCGCCAACGAGACGAACGCCAACTTCATTTCGGTCCGGGGGCCGCAGCTGCTCTCGAAGTGGGTCGGCGAAAGCGAAAAGGCAATCAGGCAGACCTTCCGGAAGGCCCGGCAGGTGGCGCCGACGGTCATCTTCTTCGACGAGCTCGACTCCCTCGCGCCGTCGCGGGGCAACGAGGTCGGGAACAACGTCTCCGAACGGGTCGTCAACCAGCTCCTGACCGAACTCGACGGGCTTGAGGAGATGGGCAACGTCATGGTCATCGGCGCGACCAACCGCCCGGACATGATCGACCCCGCGCTCCTCCGCTCGGGGCGGTTCGACCGCCTCGTGTTCATCGGCGAACCCGAACAGGAGGGCCGCGAGCAGATCCTGAAAATTCACACGCGGGACTCGCCGCTCGCGCCGGACGTGAGTCTGCGCGAAATCGCGGAGATCACCGACGGCTACGTCGGCTCCGACCTGGAGAGCATCGCCCGCGAGGCGGCGATGGTCGCCCTGCGTGAGGACGACGACGCCGAAGAAGTCGAGATGCGTCACTTCCGGCAGGCGATGGAGAACGTCCGCCCCACCATCACGGACGACATAATGGACTACTACGAACAGATCGAAGAGCAGTTCAAGGGCGGTGGCGGCGAGAGCTTCGCCAACCGCGGTGGCGGTCGGATCGGCTTCCAGTAG
- the larC gene encoding nickel pincer cofactor biosynthesis protein LarC translates to MKTLAFDGRMGASGDMLLGALLAAGADPAALDPVTDALGVRYVVGSTTKAGIAATTVDVVIDDAEDHSHDHAHAEGHGPNRTYAEVVALVEGLDLPSEVERDALAVFRRLGGAEASVHGTDLDDTHFHEVGADDAVADVVGTCLLLDDLGVDRVVTTPVSVGGGTVEMSHGTYPVPAPAVAELAADADWSLRGGPVERELLTPTGAALLAELADGVERLPPLDADAVGYGAGDADVPDHPNVLRVLVGDGGDGLRRESISVLETAVDDVAPEVLGSLQETLADAGARDVSIVPTTMKKSRPGHLIKVVVDPSDAHAVARRLAEETGTLGVREGSAGHRWVADRWFETATLEIADGTHEIRVKIGSDADGVVYDVSAEYDDALAVARETGLPVREVIRRAEAAVAEDVDSVAE, encoded by the coding sequence ATGAAGACGCTCGCGTTCGACGGCCGCATGGGAGCGAGCGGCGATATGCTTCTGGGCGCCCTGCTCGCCGCCGGCGCCGACCCCGCCGCCCTCGACCCCGTGACGGACGCCCTCGGCGTCCGCTACGTCGTCGGGTCGACGACCAAAGCCGGTATCGCTGCGACGACCGTCGACGTGGTTATCGACGACGCCGAGGATCACTCCCACGACCACGCACACGCCGAGGGTCACGGCCCCAACCGAACCTACGCCGAAGTCGTCGCCCTCGTCGAGGGTCTCGACCTGCCGTCCGAAGTCGAACGCGACGCCCTCGCGGTCTTTCGCCGTCTCGGCGGAGCCGAGGCGTCGGTCCACGGCACCGACCTCGACGACACGCACTTCCACGAGGTCGGCGCCGACGACGCCGTCGCGGACGTGGTCGGGACCTGTCTCCTCCTCGATGATCTCGGCGTCGACCGCGTCGTGACGACGCCCGTCTCGGTCGGCGGCGGGACGGTCGAGATGAGCCACGGCACCTACCCCGTCCCCGCACCCGCGGTTGCCGAACTCGCCGCTGACGCCGACTGGTCGCTCCGGGGCGGCCCGGTCGAGCGCGAACTCCTCACGCCGACGGGGGCGGCCCTCCTCGCCGAACTCGCCGACGGGGTCGAACGGCTCCCTCCCCTCGACGCCGACGCCGTCGGCTACGGCGCCGGCGACGCCGACGTGCCCGATCACCCGAACGTCCTTCGCGTCCTCGTCGGCGACGGCGGCGACGGCCTGCGCCGCGAAAGCATCTCCGTTCTGGAGACGGCCGTCGACGACGTGGCGCCCGAGGTGCTCGGGAGTCTGCAGGAGACACTCGCCGACGCGGGTGCACGCGACGTATCCATCGTCCCGACGACGATGAAGAAGTCGCGGCCGGGCCACCTGATCAAGGTGGTCGTCGACCCGTCGGACGCCCACGCCGTTGCCCGCCGCCTCGCGGAGGAGACGGGGACTCTCGGCGTCCGCGAGGGAAGCGCCGGTCATCGCTGGGTCGCCGACCGATGGTTCGAGACCGCGACGCTCGAAATCGCGGACGGGACACACGAGATCCGGGTGAAGATCGGCTCGGACGCCGACGGCGTCGTCTACGACGTGAGCGCGGAGTACGACGACGCGCTGGCGGTGGCCCGCGAGACCGGTCTGCCGGTGCGCGAGGTGATACGGCGGGCGGAAGCGGCCGTCGCCGAGGACGTGGACTCGGTGGCGGAGTAA